Genomic DNA from Podospora pseudoanserina strain CBS 124.78 chromosome 4, whole genome shotgun sequence:
GCGTTGCTTTAGTCCCAAGAGACACAAGGTCAGCAAGTCAACATGCAGATCAGCATGTTCTTTTCCCAAGCGATGTAATGGTGGCACAAATAAACACTGCCGCCTGTCAGCTTGTGACATCCTGTTGGCGTCTAATTTCTGGTGTAAGGTTGTAGTACTAATCGCCAGAACTACCGGACAGCCGCGATCCTTCTGTCTTTTCTGGCTGTTCTTGCTTGAAGGATCTGCCCCAGCTGGGGAGAGATGGTTCTGTGATACACCAAATCATGGAACTTTGTGACATGTTGGGAGATCGAGATGACATTCCCGATGACATGCAGACATGAGTTCATCTCACAGTAGGTAGGCCATCACATTGGAGGTTAATATCACAGGGGCACAAGAACGATAGCACAAGTTGCCAAAGTTCGGGAAGGATTTTACGTAGCGTCCCTCCCCGGCCCCGAGTTACTTGCATACACACAAGTGCTATCCACTTGCGGGTCGACCCTTGAACCCCCCCGAGGCATAGCGTGGGGAGGCACAGCCAGCACCCTCCCAGCCGGACTTCACGGATTTCAGCGGACTTGCTACCCTATCcatcaaagaaaaagaaggttCGGCAGTCTCCCGCCCGAGAGCGACACGGCAGAAACGAAAACTTGGGACGAGACAGATGGGGAGTGGAACAGGTGCCATTCTGCATGTCTGGGCCCCCGAAAACTGACGGGATGTCAGTGAatgatgggtgggtgggcgAGGCCGCTATTGGTCTGTTCAAGATGCGGTTGGCCCTTAGCAGTCCCGGTTTTGGGACTTGTTTTAACTTTTTAAGGCCATGCCCCCCCTTCGTGCCTCTTCAAGACTTTGGACTTGGAGTAACACAACAGCGCGGATGTTGTTCCTATACGCTTTGCTGGCCTGAAAGAGGAAATTCGTGAAATCCTCGGTGAGATATTGCAGCGAAAGAATCGCTGCGTACCTTAGGTGTCTTGGCACGTGATGATAGCCCGTTGGTATTACGTGATGATTAGAACTGCAGAAGCCCTCCACGTTCGCCACAGGCATGCAGACATGCCCAGCCACCGGCCACGGCTGCCTCGGGCGAATTGACAAAGTCCCGGCCGGGTACGAAGGGACCGCACCGAGCCGATTCGGGGCCGGGAGGATCAGGGTCCAAGCTGCATGTCATCGCATCCGATCAGATGACTCGGGGCCGGTCAATCTGATAGATTTTGGGCAAGTTTCGATTTCTTATTTCTATGATATTCCCTTCGTTTCTCGTACAGTCGTTATTTCAGGGATCTTGCTTTCTCAGAGATCTGCAGCCGCCTTAGCATACAAGCCGTTCAACTCTTCCACCTTGTGGTTCTGAAGGAACTCCTTGAATGTCAGCGGCTTGACATCTGGATAGCGCCCATTATCCAGTTTGGTTGGAACATAGGTCTGTCCGTTCATGATATAAGTCTGGTAGTTACTACAACACTGTTAGCTTTCCCACCCATCAAACAACTCGAATGTCTATAAAAAACATACTCAGCCAACCAAGCAAAGATATTTTGCGGCTCTTTCTCGCGCGTGGTCTCCATCTTGGTctgcaactcctccaccgtaCCCAAACAATCCAACCTCGGAGCTACTCCATaaacctcctcaaactcggccgcAAGCTGCTTCGTACTCTTCCTGTCACCAAGAACTGATCCATGATTAGCCACCTGCtcacgcacacacacacacatacacacacaactGGCTTAGTTGCCATCACTCACAAGTCACaacccccaccgcctcctcatccagcgCCACGTTGGCAGAATACCTAGCAGCATCATCATaactcaacccctcccaaacctcctccccagtcccccaatacctcatcaccaccccctccccctcccccggcctAAAAACCCCAAAATAATCACTCCAAAGCGTCTCGTAAAAAATCCCAATCAACATATGCACCCCCTTGACCTTCCTCCCGTCCTCCTGGAGAaactccttcaccctcttctGGCAATCCTTCTGAGGGTGCTCCCCATACTGAAGTTTATCATAATTCAGCGTCCAATCCCCCGCGACATACCTTTTCACCCCTTCAGCTTCGCACGCCTCAATGAGGAGTTTCTGCCCCTCGGTCATGAGGCGGGGGTCGCCGAAAAAGCCGCAGATCACCACGTCACATCCCGAGACGAAATGACGTAGGGCGGTGGGGTCGTATGGGTCGCcttgggtgatggtgatgtttttgAGGGTTGGGTAGGAGGTGGCTGTGGAGAGGTCGCGGCAGTAACctttgatggtgagggtgggggaaagggcgaggaggtgatgggttATTAGGCGGGCGAGGCGGCCGGTTATGCCTGCTATTCCGACTGTGGTGACGGGCATGATGGCTTCGGGGCCGTATGAGATTGATGGCGAGAGTGGAAGGATGAGTCTGAAAAAAGAGGGAGTCGATGTGGGAGAATAAATGGTGGGTTTGAGGGAATAAACAAGGAGTGCTCCGTGGTGATCGGCGAGGTCCGCCTGCTGTTAACGACGCtaggttgaggttggcttCGAGTTTGAACTTGTGCGAATGCTGGTTTATCCGAGTCAGGAAGTTGGAAACAACCTGGATTGGTGTGGCAAGTTCACGGAGAGTGGTGAAACTTTGTTACGGTGTTACGTGGTTGTGATGTTGAGAGAGAAATGAGGGGTCGAAGGCCAGGCCGACATGACCCCAGTCCATATCAGGAGAGAAGCTATCGCACCATACCTGTTACTGTTTTTCGCCGGGGTTGTGATTGGAAAGTGACAATAGCCAAGATGAGAAATCAAGCTTGGAGGTAGAACCCTGGTCATCAATGGTGGTGCGTGCTGGAAAAGAAGCAATTCAGAGACGATGCCAAGAGCCGGCTAACTTACTGCGGGTTACTTTCCGTGGAAACATCCTCACTTCTGAAATCGTAGTTGGAGAAGACAAGGTACCTTCATGGAGTCAAAGTTTAGATGGTATTGGATAGAAGCTCTCTCTACAGTTATCTTCCAAACAACTTGAAACATATGGTTGCTTTCAGGGCTCTGGTCCCACCTTTTCCAGGCCCGCGTACACAGGTTGCTCCCAGGGCTTGTATTTTGCACATTTTTCTGTGGTTACTCTCTGCTGGTTATATTTGTTCATTATCACCACTTTCACCATATTCTGCTTCACCTTTTGGGCCAGTGTCCTACGTCCTAGAGAACTAGATCAAGTTACTAGCTGGAATAAAACCAAGCTAGCAGGCAGAACGGTAGTCTAAATGACATGGGCTATCTCGTTCCGCTGTAACCTAAAAAGGATCGAAGCTCAGGTAATTTGAAGTGGTATCAGACACTCAATTTCACATTTGCAGGGCCCAAGGAACGACAGTTCATCATGTTCTTTGAACCCGTAATCTTTTCTGCTAGGCACAAAATCTCTCCAACCTGACAATAGGTATCATCGGTTGAAACAGACAGGGAAGTAAAAAGTCACCGACCGCCAGGCAAGAAACAGGAATAGCGGACATGGCCGGCTTCATGCCcttcccatctccccccctcgGGTCGGCTAAAGAAAGAGAAGTAAGAGAGAGAGTGTTGTTGTCCATCATGCTACCCCATTGTCTTCAGATCATCACGCCCAGTAGCTTGGTCATCCTCATTACCCGTTGGCACATATCTTCTTACGgcgccgccgcagcagctgCAGCAACGCCAAGAATCTCACCAACCGTGGCTTTGGGCTCGACCGTACCGACGCGACCTTGCTCTAGCCGCACCTGATGGAGCTGATCCGGTCATTGAAGTACCCGTCGCCGTCACCGAGATGGTCGTCCACCTGGTTGGCGTATGAGCGACCACTGCAGCCGCCATGCCTGAATGTCTTTTGTTAGAGCTGTCAAAGCAGTGTTCGCAAGACGGGGAAGTACTTACTCGAACCACACGCAGCGGAAGAGGTTTCTATCCTGGTTGATGATCGTGCTGATCCTGTCGTTCCAGGCTGCGGGGACGTTGACTAAGTGATGGGATCAGTATGTCAGCACTGCCCTGGCACCCCCAGAAAGTTGGTGTCACTCACAGCATTGAGCGATAGGAGCATTGAACGTGATGCAGGCACCTTGACTCCGGATGTGCTCGCAGGCGAACACCCGGGCACTGATCTGGCGATCGACAAGCGCAGGTTCAGCCTCAGCCACCGGGACATCAGCAGCGGGAGCAGCGCTGACGGAGAGAACTCCGACGGCGAGCAGAGTGATGATGTTCTTGAGGTTGAACATTTTGTCTGTGGGCTGGAggcaaggtggtggtgaagacaaGAGTCAAGGTTGCGGTGATGGAGTGAATGAAGAGGCTTTGAAGGGGCAGACAGCCCCTTTTTATAAGTTGTATTGGCTCTTTGAACCGGCAACCTTTAGCGTTACGGTTCTGCTCAGTTGAAGACTCTTTGGGCAACCATTTCGGGCTCACGACGTTCCGCCGCGTCTAACAACAAGGATCTAGATCGCTTAACCTAAAGGAGATTGTGTTTAGTCCTTGCTTCAGTGGTTATGCTACGTAGGTTCGCATCTCGCGGCAGGCAAATTCACACAATGTCAGGCCATGCTTCTAGTGCGAGGTGGCTTTCTAAGTCCGAGTCTCTGTGATGCGAGGGCTTTGTGTTGCCAGGGCTTCTCACCCAAAGGTCTTTAGTTGCGATTCCTCTAGAGCCCGAGGTGTCGACTAGCTCTGACTAAGATGATCATCAATCATTGGTAATTATCTACAGGTGCCTGGTACGACATATCTTGCCATACCTTGCCTTCGCATTCAGTTGAAGTTTCTATAGTGGAATATGACATGCCATTATGTGCTTATCCCCATTGGTCCAAATTGACATGGGGAGTTCAAGACAAAAAGCTGACAGGATTCCCTTCCCGGTCTATCAACGAGAAATAAACATCTCATCGAAGCCGATCACTTCCCACTTCTTCGTCTCAGTGTTCAAAGTCAGGTTGGTCCCCGTGGTAGTTCCCCCCTTTGCAAACCCAGCCTCTACCTTCCCGCCAGCTACAGGGCGGGAGAGTTTGTTTTCTCCCGAAAGAACAGTCAAATTCGCCAGGGGTAGTTCCCAAGGATTCCTCGTTGCAACCGTGGGTGATCCTAGCCATCCAATGTCAGCACTTGGCGTTACCGAGGAGATTCAAAGTTTGGTTGCACAAACCAAAGAAACCAGCCGTCACCTTGTCCTTTTGcacagacaagacaaaatATCCCCTGTAGTACCCCTCATGCCACTGAAGCACGTCGGTATCTCTCACTCTATTTCGGGCGTAAGTGTTGGCAGCACTGATCGGACCGGCCCGACCACTTGAGCTGACAGCTGTACCAGCGAATTCTACACCCAGGGAGCCTGACCCGGTGGCAGGGTTGTAATCCAACTCGCCTAGCCATGTGACGTCGGCGACCTGATTACCTCCCGTGTCAATTTCGGAGCAACGGACGTGGCCGGGGTTAAACTCACCCAATTACGATGGCTATCAccggcgaggaagacatTGTTGTCGATGTCATTGTCGATGAGAGTTTGCAGAGTGCGGTTACGGTTGGCGGTATATCCCTGTCCAACCGCCATTGTCAGTCAGGCAGGATTGTAATTCGCTTCCATAAGGAGATATACTCACACCCCAAGTGTCAGTACCAGCTCCGTCCGCACCAGAAAAAATAACTTGGCTGCCTATGATCCTCCACTTGGCACCCCTATCCTTGGACTCTTTCAGAGTACGATAGAACCAGCTCTCCTGTCTTCCGCCCATGAGAGACCGGGAGGCCTCATCGCGGATGAGCTCAATGTAGGCGTCGTTCCAGCCGAGGGAAGTGATGCTCCGGTCGTAGTTTCTCGTGTCCAAAATGATAAGATCTGCGAGGTTGCCCAGTTCAAACGACCGCCAGATGCGGAGATTGTCGTCTAGATCTACCTGTCTATCATTTTCAGGTCAGCACATGTAGGGTAAGACATGGTAACACCACTTCTCACCTGATGGGCATCCACTCAAAATACGCCCTGACAGCATTCATCTTTCTCTGGTCGACACTAACCATCCGGCCACCTTGGCGGAACGAAGCCTCGGTGTTATTGAGCGCACTGAACCCATCTCGGTAGCCATTGTTCGCCACTTCATGATCATCCCATGTAGGAATCCAGGGGTGATTTGCTGCCAAGAGCTGGAGATCCGGGTCGGTTCGGTACTAATGACTCCTTGTCAGCAAGACTCGAGAAACTTGATCTAACCAGGCGCTTACCTGGCCATGACGAGTCCGGTAGTCACCCAACGTGAAGGTCACGCGCGGGGGATCATGTGCCCTCTCGCCGCCACCGGCACTCTCGTAGATGTAATCTCCAAGATGGATCTGGAACCTTCAGCATTTCTCTTTCCGTTCCAAATGCGAGGATCGCAAGCACTAACCACATAGTccaaccctcccttcctcgCAGCATTCCCATACGCGTTGAAGTACCCGTTTGCTATCGATGGTAGGTACTTAGCCCCCTTTTCATCCCTGAACAAAAAGGTAAACAAAGCTAAAAGAAAACTATCACTCACGAAAGTTGCTGCAACTGAACACGGCCAACTTCACCTCGCTAACATTGTCATTTTTATCCGGCGTCGTCTTTGTCTTGCCAATCCTACTCTTCTTGTCCGACCCACAAATGGTGAACTGGTAGTTGTACTCAGTAAACGGGCTCAAACCCCCAGCCTCAACTTTGATGGTGAAGTCAATGTCGCTCGTGGTGTACGCCCTGCCGCTGGCAACCACAGTCTCATTCCCTTGACGCTTCCACCTGGTGGCATTGGAGGATGTGGCAGGCCAAACAGCCCAATCGACACAGATGGGATTGGGATCAGCTATGATGTATCGCTCTGTCTCGTGAGAGTAGAGCGGGACGTTGCCTTCGACCGTGATGTTGCCGAGGTCGGACGCTAAAGACGGAGCGACGCGGGTCCAGAGGATGACACTTGTAGGGTAGGGATCTCCAGAGGCTATACCGTGGGTGAAGTTCAGATCATCGGGAGAGTACGGGACCGAGTCGCGCTTGAGGGTGCGGCGCTGGACGGTGGGGAGGTCGATCCCCAGGTCGGAGTGACGGGTAGAGGGACTGTGGTAGTTGAGGTTGGTCGAGAGTTCAACGGCGGTCGCTACGGCCGCAAGAGCGGAGAGAATGACGACTTTCATGATCGAAATGACGACTGATTGATCTCCGACTTGCTCGGTCTGGAAAGTGCAAAGACGAAAGCCGTGATGGATCTATGCTGGGAAGAAACATGTTTCCTTTTAACAACCCTGGGAACCATAGGAGAATGGTAGCCATCGTGTGCTGGTACGTCATTGTAAGGAACACGCACTCTCAGAAATGTAGTTTATTGGCCGGGTAATTCTATCTTGGTATGCAAGAGATCTTGCAACCCGTCCTGCGTCAATGGTGAAATGTTGACAAACTCAGGAGTGATCATCTCCGGGCCTCAGTTCCTATCCGTGATACCATCGACAGTTTTCCAGTTATTGCGCCCACGTGCTGGCCGGCAGCGAATTCATTGCTGCCCACGCCGATCACACCAAATGTGTGCAAATTTCACCTCTGATGGAGACATGCCAGGGGAGCTACACCACCTTCCAATCCGAGAACCAGGTCGAGTGGGGGACGAAGAGGGGCAGATCCGATGCATGGATGAGGCACGTGTTTTTGCCAATTGCCATCCAAGGGGCAGCATCGGCCTTGTGCTGGCCGCTCACCTTGGCTTCACCGATATTGCCGCGAGGTGAGCGTTATTGCCGAAGAAATCCACTACGTGTAACCTCAAGGTGAAGTCAGCCCTAGAGCTCCCAGCTTAACTTTGGGCGTGTCATGGCCCAATCATCTTGTCTTCCTCTTTGGACTTGTTGGTGCTTGGCGGGGGAAAATGCGAACCTGAACCAACAGCTTCCCAGTGTCCAGACCCAACTCCCAAGTCTTGCAAGTCCTCGCAAATTCTTTCTGGTCGtccccaaactcaaccaacgatgatgatggcactTCGACATGCCCTTACTTGGCTGCCACCCAGCTTCCCCATTGCCGCGGCGATAGCTGCCATCGTCCTCGCCGTGTTCATCAACACGCTTGCGACACCAAGAAGAGCAGACCCGCGGGAACCACCTCTTCTGAAACCCACCATCCCGTTCATCGGACACATCATCGGGTTAATCCGACACCAGGCAGATTACCACCGAATTCTACAGCGCAAATCCAAGCAGCCAATCGTCACACTTCCTATGCTCACAGGAAAGCTGTACGCCATCTTTGACCCCTCCTTGATCTCAGCCGGCCTCAAGAACAAGCACCTCTCAACGAAACCCCAGGTCAGAGCTGCCGTCGCGCCGTTGATAAAAGCCAGCAAAGGCACCGTCGACCTCATGATGAGCGAGCAGGGCGACGTGCTTCAAGACCGCATGATGCTGCACGCCATCCCGACTAGTTTCTCTGGGCAGCTACAGCAAACTTTTATCGAGGCCGCCTTGCAAGAAGTATCCCGGCAATTtacctccttctccaagtccaaccaacaacaaaacatccCCAGTGTTTGGCTTTGGATTAGGGACATTGTCGCAAAGGCCACGACACCACCGGTGTATGGTAAGCACCAGGACCCTTTCTCCCAGGACCCGAGCCTACTGCAATCTTTCTGGGACTACAACGAGTCCATCATGGCGCTAATGATGGACATCCTGCCGTCCTTCATCGCCAAGAAAGGCCACCTCGGGCGTATAAGGCTAGCCCAAGCCTTGACTCCTTACTACTCCTCCCAGGCAGAACAGCACCCTGCCGCCTCTGCCCTTGTTCGTCTTCGTGCGCAGGAAATGCGCAACGCCGGTCTCCCAGTGGAGGACATCGCCAAGATTgaaaccctcctccctctcgcAGCAATGACCAACACCGTCCCGACTCTGTTCTGGTTCTTTAGCCATGTCTTCACACGGCCGGCTATCGCCGAGCAACTCAGGAAAGAAGTAGAAGATAACTTGCTCACCAGAGACGGCCCCAAAGCAAAACTGGCCGTCTCGTCAGCTGTGCTCGAAGAGAAAACACCTTTTCTGTGGAGCTGCTACAGAGAAACCCTCCGTCTCACCGTCCACCAAATCGCCACGAGGACGGCGATGCAAGACACGACTATCACGTCCCCCAAGACGGGACAAACATATTTTCTCGCAAAGGGAAGCGTGGTTCAAATGTCGATTGGGGCATCTCACTTTCTTCCGGAATACTGGGGGGAGAAGTACCTAGATTTCAAGCCTGATCGGTTTTTGGGGTTAacgaaggaagaggagagggcgTTCAAGGTGGCTCATCAGCCGTTTGGCGGTGGATTGCATCTCTGTCCGGGGAGGCACTTTGCCTTGGCGGAGATGATGGCTGTCATGACGACATTGCtggttgggtttgaggttgggggtttggatggggagggggagtggagggagCCTGAGAGGGGGACGGCGAGTATTGTTGATGCGGCTACCAGGCCAAAGGATTATGGGGCGGGTTTTGGGGCGAAGgttcggaggagggaggggtgggaggatgtTGTCTGGGAGTATAAGTTTTAAGTAAGGGAGGTTGCTCCCCAGGTAGGTTGACTATGGAGGCGGTGAGAGATGCGTGCCCGTTGTGGCCGATTCAGAATTTTCGACACTCATTGAGCTCTTATTCACTTTGTTGAGTGGCCATCTTGGCGAGCAAGTCGTCGTGGAAACAAGCTTCGAGCCATTTGAGCCACGAATCCTCGCCAGGAGCAAGTGGGTCTGGAGACAGACTTTTTACATGGGTGCGCTTTGCTATAAATAGAAACCTTTTCACTtacaccttttttttctcttcttttttcacACCAAATTTCACACACCACATTTCACAGCACCGACACCGTTTCGGTATACCTCACAGCAATGGCTGAAACATTCCCTCGCTTCCCTCGGCTACCCTATGAGCTTCGGCATATAATCTGGGAATTCGCCATCCGACCGGCCGCACCTGGAGCGCACATTTTCACCATCTCCGACAGCACAAACATAACCTCGGATGATTCTCGAGAAAATGAAGGTCATGCTTTAGTTTGCCAGCCGCGTTGCGATCAAACTCGGGGTGGAAAAGCCGACGGACAACTCAACAACCCGTCAACCTACATTGCCGACAGCGGACTATGGACGGCGTGCAGGGAGTCCAGGAATGTCATGGAACGAAAGTTGCTACAGCGCGAGGATCGTCCGATCTTGTTTTGGGGCGACTCGAGTGATGGGCCGCCGCCTATTAACCCTGAATGCTGGACGAATCGGCAgatcgccctcttccccacGCGagatctcatcatcctccagtCTCAAATTTTCACTCCTTTTCGATGGACGGTGATGCCTGGGTCTCTTGACTGGGACAAGTCCACCTACCGCCAGTCACAGCTACCGTCGTGCGCTTTCTGGTCAGCAATGAAGAACGTGACAAGCCAAGCAGCACGACACATTGCCGTGGAGTACAATCCCGCCTGGGACTCCATGTCACTTCACTGGGGAGAAGTCACCGGGTTTGTGGACCTACTCTTAGGCCCGTCACGCGCCAAGCTGGATTCCGGGCCGACACATGTGTGGTTCATCGACTACCGCCTCAAGAGAAGAAACCGCGTTCCAACCGAGAAACAACTTCGAGCCGAGAGTAAAAGGGAGGAGCCGAGAGTGTATTATGGGAATGGCTGTCGCTACGTGGAGGTGTCTGA
This window encodes:
- a CDS encoding hypothetical protein (EggNog:ENOG503P91C; COG:S); its protein translation is MFNLKNIITLLAVGVLSVSAAPAADVPVAEAEPALVDRQISARVFACEHIRSQGACITFNAPIAQCSWNDRISTIINQDRNLFRCVWFEHGGCSGRSYANQVDDHLGDGDGYFNDRISSIRCG
- a CDS encoding hypothetical protein (EggNog:ENOG503PR77; SMCOG1034:cytochrome P450; antiSMASH:Cluster_2) translates to MMMALRHALTWLPPSFPIAAAIAAIVLAVFINTLATPRRADPREPPLLKPTIPFIGHIIGLIRHQADYHRILQRKSKQPIVTLPMLTGKLYAIFDPSLISAGLKNKHLSTKPQVRAAVAPLIKASKGTVDLMMSEQGDVLQDRMMLHAIPTSFSGQLQQTFIEAALQEATTPPVYGKHQDPFSQDPSLLQSFWDYNESIMALMMDILPSFIAKKGHLGRIRLAQALTPYYSSQAEQHPAASALVRLRAQEMRNAGLPVEDIAKIETLLPLAAMTNTVPTLFWFFSHVFTRPAIAEQLRKEVEDNLLTRDGPKAKLAVSSAVLEEKTPFLWSCYRETLRLTVHQIATRTAMQDTTITSPKTGQTYFLAKGSVVQMSIGASHFLPEYWGEKYLDFKPDRFLGLTKEEERAFKVAHQPFGGGLHLCPGRHFALAEMMAVMTTLLVGFEVGGLDGEGEWREPERGTASIVDAATRPKDYGAGFGAKVRRREGWEDVVWEYKF
- a CDS encoding hypothetical protein (COG:S; EggNog:ENOG503P0FN) — translated: MPVTTVGIAGITGRLARLITHHLLALSPTLTIKGYCRDLSTATSYPTLKNITITQGDPYDPTALRHFVSGCDVVICGFFGDPRLMTEGQKLLIEACEAEGVKRYVAGDWTLNYDKLQYGEHPQKDCQKRVKEFLQEDGRKVKGVHMLIGIFYETLWSDYFGVFRPGEGEGVVMRYWGTGEEVWEGLSYDDAARYSANVALDEEAVGVVTFLGDRKSTKQLAAEFEEVYGVAPRLDCLGTVEELQTKMETTREKEPQNIFAWLADNYQTYIMNGQTYVPTKLDNGRYPDVKPLTFKEFLQNHKVEELNGLYAKAAADL
- a CDS encoding hypothetical protein (EggNog:ENOG503PIN4; antiSMASH:Cluster_2), whose protein sequence is MAETFPRFPRLPYELRHIIWEFAIRPAAPGAHIFTISDSTNITSDDSRENEGHALVCQPRCDQTRGGKADGQLNNPSTYIADSGLWTACRESRNVMERKLLQREDRPILFWGDSSDGPPPINPECWTNRQIALFPTRDLIILQSQIFTPFRWTVMPGSLDWDKSTYRQSQLPSCAFWSAMKNVTSQAARHIAVEYNPAWDSMSLHWGEVTGFVDLLLGPSRAKLDSGPTHVWFIDYRLKRRNRVPTEKQLRAESKREEPRVYYGNGCRYVEVSEQDSGESGDGEWNDAFGADRWHPFNNKPMFSRNGVRGCVKRAKALLYKDEEYVDRVNIGILACESL
- a CDS encoding hypothetical protein (EggNog:ENOG503NV06; COG:P); the protein is MKVVILSALAAVATAVELSTNLNYHSPSTRHSDLGIDLPTVQRRTLKRDSVPYSPDDLNFTHGIASGDPYPTSVILWTRVAPSLASDLGNITVEGNVPLYSHETERYIIADPNPICVDWAVWPATSSNATRWKRQGNETVVASGRAYTTSDIDFTIKVEAGGLSPFTEYNYQFTICGSDKKSRIGKTKTTPDKNDNVSEVKLAVFSCSNFPNGYFNAYGNAARKGGLDYVIHLGDYIYESAGGGERAHDPPRVTFTLGDYRTRHGQYRTDPDLQLLAANHPWIPTWDDHEVANNGYRDGFSALNNTEASFRQGGRMVSVDQRKMNAVRAYFEWMPIRQVDLDDNLRIWRSFELGNLADLIILDTRNYDRSITSLGWNDAYIELIRDEASRSLMGGRQESWFYRTLKESKDRGAKWRIIGSQVIFSGADGAGTDTWGGYTANRNRTLQTLIDNDIDNNVFLAGDSHRNQVADVTWLGELDYNPATGSGSLGVEFAGTAVSSSGRAGPISAANTYARNRVRDTDVLQWHEGYYRGYFVLSVQKDKVTAGFFGSPTVATRNPWELPLANLTVLSGENKLSRPVAGGKVEAGFAKGGTTTGTNLTLNTETKKWEVIGFDEMFISR